In Sodalis ligni, a single genomic region encodes these proteins:
- a CDS encoding MFS transporter has product MSRQSSEVFIDGAASKSQSRRILGATSLAHLFHDGATDMHYLLFAIWQQQFGLSLAQVGLLKMLFSGAMSALQIPAGELGRVAGEKRVLIGGTLLLTAAIFCYGFATTLPVLMGLIVLGGVGASVQHPLSSSYISQSFPRLQARLALSTYNFFGDVGKAIIPSALSALLLITVWGHSVQLIAVAGLLIAGCLSGLLSSEKRLPKTMAPRPSASDDTAPQTADSGAPLFTETQRKRAFASLCTIGSLDNATRTGTLTFLPFLLASKGASATQVGFALTVIFIGGALGKLVCGTLAPRLGILKTVAVSEIVTAGIILALTQIPLSAIYLLLVPLGIALNGTSSVLYGTVGELAKPRQQTRAFAVFYTASLGCGAVMPLVYGLLGDRLGISHTLIVIAILLLCILPLLLPLKVITAQHHSPAG; this is encoded by the coding sequence ATGTCTCGGCAGAGTAGTGAGGTATTTATCGACGGCGCCGCGTCAAAATCACAGAGCAGACGGATACTCGGCGCCACCAGTCTGGCGCACCTGTTCCATGACGGCGCCACAGACATGCACTACCTGCTGTTCGCGATATGGCAGCAGCAGTTCGGGTTGTCGCTGGCGCAGGTGGGGCTGTTGAAGATGCTGTTTTCCGGCGCCATGTCGGCGCTGCAAATTCCGGCCGGCGAGCTCGGAAGAGTCGCCGGCGAGAAAAGGGTTCTTATCGGCGGAACCCTGCTGCTTACGGCGGCGATATTCTGCTACGGGTTCGCCACTACCCTGCCGGTGCTAATGGGCTTGATCGTTCTAGGCGGCGTCGGGGCTAGCGTCCAGCATCCGTTGTCATCCAGTTACATCTCGCAGAGCTTTCCCCGCTTGCAGGCGCGCCTGGCCCTGAGTACCTACAATTTTTTCGGGGATGTGGGGAAGGCCATCATTCCCAGCGCGCTTTCCGCCCTGCTGCTGATTACCGTCTGGGGCCACTCGGTTCAACTGATTGCCGTCGCGGGCTTGCTTATTGCCGGTTGCCTGAGCGGGTTGTTATCTTCTGAAAAACGCTTGCCCAAGACCATGGCGCCGCGGCCTTCAGCATCAGACGACACGGCGCCGCAAACGGCTGACTCGGGGGCTCCGCTGTTTACTGAAACGCAGAGAAAAAGGGCATTCGCTTCATTGTGTACCATCGGCAGTCTGGATAATGCGACCCGTACCGGCACGCTCACTTTCCTGCCCTTTCTGCTGGCGTCCAAAGGGGCTTCGGCGACTCAGGTGGGTTTTGCCCTGACCGTTATTTTTATTGGCGGCGCGCTGGGTAAACTGGTATGCGGCACCCTGGCTCCGCGCCTGGGCATACTGAAGACGGTGGCCGTCAGCGAAATCGTTACGGCGGGAATCATTCTGGCGCTCACGCAAATCCCTTTATCGGCCATCTATCTGCTGCTGGTGCCCTTGGGCATCGCCTTGAACGGGACATCGTCCGTGCTCTACGGCACCGTGGGCGAACTGGCCAAACCCCGCCAGCAAACCCGGGCATTTGCGGTTTTTTATACGGCATCATTGGGATGCGGCGCCGTGATGCCTTTAGTGTACGGGCTGCTGGGGGATCGGTTGGGCATATCTCATACGCTGATTGTCATTGCGATATTACTGCTGTGTATTTTGCCGCTATTGCTGCCGCTCAAGGTAATAACGGCCCAACATCATTCTCCTGCGGGCTGA
- a CDS encoding DMT family transporter, with product MAWLYLLLAGLFEVVWATAMKASEGFTHLIPSAITLIFMILSFILLAIAMKTLPLGTAYTLWVGIGAIGAFIIGVILFGESLNPYRIIAVALIISGATLLKVMSK from the coding sequence ATGGCTTGGTTATATCTGTTATTAGCGGGTCTGTTTGAAGTGGTCTGGGCTACCGCCATGAAAGCGTCTGAGGGTTTTACCCACCTGATACCGAGCGCCATAACGCTGATTTTCATGATATTAAGCTTTATCCTACTGGCCATTGCCATGAAAACATTGCCGCTGGGAACCGCCTACACCCTGTGGGTGGGAATAGGCGCGATAGGCGCGTTTATTATTGGCGTGATATTATTTGGCGAAAGTCTCAACCCTTACCGGATTATTGCCGTTGCGTTGATTATTTCCGGCGCCACGCTGCTTAAAGTTATGTCAAAATAA
- a CDS encoding nucleoside hydrolase, which yields MIRAIYDTDPGVDDAVALHFAAESQDIELVGITTVFGNNTLEVTTRNALFLREELDISCPVARGCGVPLIIEPNAPSVAAHGRDGLGDAFHIAPRGGLDKRHAAQFIIDTVRANPGEISLIAVGPLTNVALACRLDPAIAGLINQVVIMGGTTLRNGHFGNKSPVAEANIHRDPHAAQIVFNSGLKLTMVGLDVTHEVLLDNSRLRQLENHSNKHNQILFRLIQGYVAYAKARYGLDGMRPHDLQAFICAIHPEFYRTVAGNVQVVLEGPAAGQTLHYFGEHLKGREHLSSTEVCVAVEAQRVAECYFNALLR from the coding sequence ATGATCAGGGCAATTTACGATACCGATCCGGGCGTGGATGATGCTGTCGCCCTGCATTTCGCCGCTGAAAGCCAGGATATCGAGCTTGTCGGGATTACAACGGTGTTCGGCAACAACACCCTTGAGGTAACCACCCGCAATGCCCTGTTTCTCAGGGAGGAACTGGATATCTCCTGTCCGGTGGCGCGGGGCTGCGGAGTCCCGCTTATCATCGAACCCAATGCCCCGTCGGTGGCGGCGCACGGCCGTGACGGGCTGGGGGATGCCTTTCATATCGCGCCCCGCGGCGGGTTGGATAAACGTCATGCCGCGCAATTTATTATCGATACCGTGCGGGCCAATCCCGGGGAAATATCGCTGATAGCCGTCGGCCCGCTGACCAATGTGGCGCTGGCCTGCCGTCTGGATCCGGCTATTGCCGGTTTGATAAATCAGGTGGTCATCATGGGGGGAACCACTTTGCGCAACGGACACTTCGGTAATAAATCGCCGGTTGCCGAGGCCAATATCCACCGTGACCCCCATGCGGCTCAAATCGTATTTAACAGCGGCCTGAAGCTGACGATGGTCGGCCTGGATGTGACCCATGAGGTGCTGCTCGATAATTCGCGCTTGCGCCAATTGGAAAATCACTCTAACAAGCATAATCAAATCCTGTTTCGCCTCATTCAGGGCTATGTGGCCTATGCCAAAGCGCGCTATGGCCTGGACGGGATGCGCCCCCACGATTTGCAGGCATTTATCTGCGCCATCCATCCGGAGTTTTATCGCACCGTCGCCGGCAATGTGCAGGTGGTACTGGAAGGCCCCGCCGCGGGCCAGACGCTGCATTATTTCGGCGAGCATTTAAAGGGCCGCGAACATCTCTCTTCAACCGAGGTGTGTGTTGCCGTGGAGGCGCAGCGGGTGGCGGAGTGTTATTTCAACGCGCTGCTTAGGTAA
- a CDS encoding helix-turn-helix transcriptional regulator — protein MPATSTNQLGTYLKDRRGKLDPAAFGFSLTRRRTPGLRREEVAQRANVSPTWYTWLEQGRGGAPSAEVLDRIAGALMLTGVEREYLFLLALGRPPEVHYQADEGISPRLQGVLDALPFSPAFVKTCTWDVVAWNRAASAVFDYGSLVPGQLNILRRIFLNPDTRAAQLDWESVARFVVAAFRADAVRAGAAKNIEALVDELCRQSPEFEAMWRDNDVRAHGEGLKSLKHPLAGLIAMEYSSFAVDGRPDLSMVVYNPATPADYERVRALVASMSQTAR, from the coding sequence ATGCCGGCCACCTCTACCAATCAGCTTGGAACCTACCTCAAGGATCGCCGCGGCAAACTCGATCCGGCGGCCTTTGGCTTTTCATTGACACGCCGGCGGACACCGGGGCTACGGCGCGAGGAAGTGGCCCAGCGCGCCAATGTCAGCCCGACGTGGTACACCTGGCTCGAACAGGGCCGGGGAGGCGCGCCATCGGCCGAGGTGCTGGACCGGATAGCCGGCGCACTGATGCTGACCGGCGTTGAACGCGAGTATCTTTTCCTGCTTGCCCTGGGCCGCCCCCCCGAAGTCCATTACCAGGCGGACGAAGGCATATCGCCGCGGCTGCAGGGCGTGCTCGATGCGCTGCCGTTCAGCCCGGCCTTTGTAAAGACCTGCACCTGGGACGTGGTGGCGTGGAACCGTGCCGCCTCGGCGGTGTTCGATTACGGATCCCTCGTCCCCGGCCAGCTCAATATCCTGCGCCGGATATTCCTCAATCCCGACACCCGCGCGGCACAGCTTGACTGGGAAAGCGTCGCCCGGTTCGTGGTGGCGGCGTTCCGGGCGGACGCCGTGCGGGCGGGCGCCGCGAAGAATATTGAGGCATTGGTGGACGAGCTCTGCCGCCAAAGTCCGGAATTCGAGGCAATGTGGCGGGACAATGACGTGCGCGCGCACGGCGAGGGCTTAAAAAGCCTGAAGCACCCTCTGGCCGGACTTATCGCCATGGAATATTCGTCCTTTGCCGTCGATGGCCGGCCCGATCTCAGCATGGTCGTCTACAATCCGGCAACGCCGGCGGATTATGAACGGGTCCGCGCCTTGGTTGCCTCCATGTCTCAAACTGCCCGGTAA
- a CDS encoding type II toxin-antitoxin system HicA family toxin: MRQKITGLRKKQRTVLNQIFKTPVPSGVKWSDIESLVCALGGEIKEGSGSRVRLLLNGCIARFHRPHPSPEADKGALANLREWLESIGVEP; the protein is encoded by the coding sequence ATGCGACAGAAAATTACCGGCCTACGTAAGAAGCAACGGACGGTGTTAAATCAAATTTTCAAAACGCCGGTACCCTCTGGCGTCAAATGGTCTGATATTGAGTCACTCGTTTGCGCATTAGGGGGTGAAATCAAGGAAGGCAGCGGGTCTCGGGTAAGGCTTTTACTTAATGGCTGTATTGCCCGGTTTCATCGTCCCCATCCGTCGCCTGAAGCTGACAAGGGGGCGTTAGCCAACTTGAGGGAATGGCTGGAGAGCATAGGAGTCGAACCATGA
- a CDS encoding type II toxin-antitoxin system HicB family antitoxin: protein MKKVLKTPNTMVVAGQPAIISYVPEIGMFRGKFIGLSGYCDFVADSIDGLKSEGEVSLREYLEDCRENHIDPYEREEKVKTFTLRYPESFGEQLAVAAAEHHVSVNSFIVETLNERLKHA from the coding sequence ATGAAAAAAGTATTGAAAACCCCTAATACCATGGTTGTTGCCGGACAGCCGGCCATTATCAGCTATGTTCCGGAAATTGGCATGTTCCGCGGTAAGTTTATCGGCCTATCGGGCTATTGTGACTTTGTTGCCGATAGCATCGACGGTTTGAAAAGCGAAGGGGAGGTGTCGTTGCGTGAATACCTGGAAGATTGCCGGGAAAATCACATCGACCCTTACGAACGGGAAGAGAAAGTGAAAACCTTTACCCTCCGCTACCCTGAATCGTTCGGGGAGCAGTTGGCCGTTGCTGCCGCTGAACATCATGTCTCGGTGAATTCATTTATTGTTGAAACGTTAAATGAACGCCTTAAACACGCCTGA
- a CDS encoding TIGR00730 family Rossman fold protein, with amino-acid sequence MLNSIGIFCGSSAGLNPVYLQAARNIGAFFAKNHLKIVYGGGKVGLMGAIADAAIQHDGQVIGVMPQSLVEKEIAHTGLTKLYVVKDMHERKYMMANLSDAFLTLPGGAGTLEEIFEQWTWAQLGLHQKPCAFLNVNDYFSHLLSMIRRMADEGFLKTEYLDMLIVEHQPDVILEKFRNYQPPKHKWQ; translated from the coding sequence ATGTTAAACAGTATCGGCATTTTCTGCGGTTCCAGCGCGGGCCTTAACCCCGTATATCTTCAGGCGGCCAGAAATATCGGTGCTTTTTTTGCAAAAAATCATTTAAAAATTGTGTATGGCGGCGGGAAAGTAGGCCTTATGGGCGCCATCGCCGATGCGGCCATCCAACATGACGGCCAGGTGATAGGCGTTATGCCGCAGTCGCTGGTTGAAAAAGAGATTGCCCATACCGGTTTGACAAAACTCTATGTCGTGAAAGATATGCATGAACGAAAATATATGATGGCGAATCTTTCCGATGCCTTCCTGACCCTTCCCGGCGGCGCCGGCACGCTGGAAGAAATATTCGAACAATGGACGTGGGCGCAGCTGGGATTACATCAAAAGCCCTGTGCCTTTCTGAACGTCAATGATTATTTTTCTCATTTGCTGTCCATGATACGGCGCATGGCCGATGAGGGTTTCCTGAAAACTGAATATCTGGATATGCTGATCGTGGAACACCAACCGGATGTCATTTTGGAAAAATTCAGAAATTATCAGCCGCCGAAACATAAGTGGCAATAA
- a CDS encoding MipA/OmpV family protein, producing MTKFLSHRSWLPLLAASVLLYTGAIWAEGVNESAGEDFGFTLLSDAPDTTQWGLGAGLGYHQSPYSGYGSDFTPLPLVYFEDKWVRVLGTTVDAKVGKWGGLQLTLRGRYALGDGYKGSDAPILNDMQKRKGAFWFGPAAAWDMGFGTLSADFLTAGSKGQKADIEFGKSFAFGDFTIKPYLSAQWLSDKNVDYYYGVMPSEARPGRNQYNGKSTYNTSVGTSFGYSLTPNQSISLDVGVTRLGGGITDSPLVGKTYIPEAKFGYLYTFR from the coding sequence GTGACAAAATTTCTTAGCCATAGGTCCTGGTTGCCGTTATTGGCGGCGTCGGTTTTGCTGTACACGGGTGCGATTTGGGCGGAAGGTGTCAACGAGTCCGCCGGGGAGGATTTCGGCTTTACGCTGCTAAGCGATGCCCCGGATACCACCCAGTGGGGCCTGGGAGCTGGGCTGGGTTACCACCAATCGCCCTACAGCGGTTATGGTTCCGACTTTACACCGCTTCCTTTGGTCTATTTTGAGGACAAATGGGTGCGTGTCCTGGGGACCACCGTGGACGCAAAGGTCGGCAAATGGGGCGGCCTGCAGCTTACCCTGCGCGGCAGGTATGCCCTTGGAGACGGCTACAAGGGATCGGACGCGCCGATACTCAACGACATGCAAAAACGCAAAGGCGCCTTCTGGTTCGGCCCGGCGGCGGCGTGGGATATGGGATTCGGCACGCTTTCCGCTGACTTCCTGACCGCGGGCAGCAAAGGGCAAAAGGCCGATATCGAATTCGGCAAGTCCTTTGCCTTTGGGGATTTTACCATCAAACCCTATTTGAGCGCCCAGTGGCTCAGCGATAAAAATGTCGATTATTATTATGGCGTGATGCCGTCGGAAGCTCGTCCCGGACGTAACCAGTACAATGGCAAATCCACCTACAATACGTCGGTGGGTACAAGCTTTGGCTATAGCTTAACGCCGAACCAGAGCATAAGCCTTGACGTCGGGGTCACCCGCCTGGGCGGCGGCATTACCGATAGCCCGCTGGTGGGCAAAACCTATATTCCCGAGGCGAAGTTCGGTTATCTTTATACATTCAGGTGA
- a CDS encoding response regulator transcription factor, with protein sequence MSRVALIEDQQRLAQMIRQALLSAGVETDIFANLSEAAYGMKQAEYAVLLVDRGLPDGDGLNFLRNLRAGGQMTPCLMLTARDALHDRIEGLESGADDYVSKPFEMSELVARVRTLMRRPVKMTALVQRFADISVDPQEHALRCGARVTILAPAELQIMLSLLGAGGQTVRHAVLEHAAWGLADAVTPNALEVTVHRLRKKLAGVGATVRIANIRGVGFSLQSAA encoded by the coding sequence ATGTCACGAGTGGCGCTGATCGAGGATCAGCAGCGCCTGGCGCAGATGATCCGCCAGGCGTTATTGAGCGCGGGAGTGGAAACGGATATTTTCGCCAATCTTTCCGAAGCTGCCTATGGGATGAAGCAGGCGGAGTATGCGGTACTGTTGGTGGATCGTGGATTACCGGACGGGGACGGGCTTAACTTTTTACGCAACCTGCGCGCCGGCGGCCAGATGACGCCGTGCTTGATGTTAACCGCCAGAGATGCATTGCACGATCGGATCGAGGGCTTGGAGAGCGGGGCGGACGATTATGTAAGCAAGCCCTTTGAAATGAGCGAACTGGTGGCTCGGGTGCGTACGCTGATGCGACGGCCGGTTAAAATGACCGCGCTGGTGCAGCGTTTTGCCGATATCTCCGTGGACCCGCAGGAGCACGCGCTGCGCTGCGGCGCCCGAGTAACGATATTGGCGCCGGCGGAGCTGCAGATCATGTTGTCGCTGCTCGGCGCCGGAGGGCAGACCGTGCGCCATGCGGTATTGGAGCATGCGGCATGGGGGCTGGCGGATGCGGTTACGCCCAATGCATTGGAGGTTACGGTCCATCGGCTGCGTAAAAAGCTGGCCGGCGTCGGCGCTACGGTACGCATCGCAAATATCCGCGGCGTGGGTTTTTCCCTGCAGTCCGCCGCATAA
- a CDS encoding sensor histidine kinase, with the protein MFRYWISSLSARLWLISVAALALSLPIITAIVLYVFNQFPEFMWQRDKDMKTAQEVAAGLRFDDSGRPASIVFDQQTAWLVKTAASEILYRVCDEAGNILLQSPQGRLFGTLDSKNLANEATLREKVMIDGRRFDLVTLGIDQQGTRFYVQVATSEIFNKAIMNLKLKPIPEIFGWSLFITMILFSLTFPFTVRRVMRPVRVASGAAASITPANLKTRLSYNDIPSEIKPLLLAFNDALARLENGFKVQQEFLASAAHELQTPLTLIRGQIELQPEIKDKELLFFEIDLMARHVRQLLHLAEVSESQNYHFAGVDTVDVAQDVVEYLARKADKNQVKLQVDAPDALPLLTADRSALFILLKNIIENAINVTPPYGAVSVAISDSSIQVQDSGPGIKAEYLPFLFDRFWRAPDAVHEGAGLGLSICKEIAVAHRWRLSVTPSAPGTRFIVWF; encoded by the coding sequence ATGTTCAGGTATTGGATCAGCAGCCTGTCCGCCCGGCTATGGCTCATCAGCGTAGCCGCGCTGGCGCTGAGCCTGCCGATTATTACCGCTATTGTTCTGTATGTTTTTAATCAGTTCCCGGAATTCATGTGGCAGCGGGATAAGGATATGAAGACGGCGCAGGAGGTGGCGGCTGGGCTTCGGTTTGACGATAGCGGCCGGCCGGCATCAATAGTATTCGATCAGCAAACGGCATGGCTGGTCAAGACCGCCGCCAGCGAAATCCTCTATCGCGTATGCGATGAGGCCGGTAATATTCTGCTGCAATCTCCCCAGGGCCGGCTCTTCGGCACGCTGGACAGCAAGAATCTGGCCAACGAGGCGACCCTGCGCGAAAAGGTGATGATAGACGGACGGCGGTTCGATCTGGTGACGTTAGGCATCGATCAACAGGGGACGCGATTCTATGTCCAGGTCGCCACCAGCGAGATTTTCAATAAAGCCATCATGAATCTGAAACTCAAGCCGATCCCGGAAATTTTCGGCTGGTCACTATTCATTACTATGATTTTATTCAGTCTGACCTTTCCCTTCACGGTGCGCCGGGTCATGCGTCCGGTAAGAGTCGCTTCGGGCGCCGCCGCGTCCATTACCCCGGCCAATTTGAAAACCCGGTTGTCCTATAACGACATTCCAAGCGAGATAAAGCCGCTGCTCCTGGCGTTTAACGATGCCTTGGCGCGGCTGGAAAACGGCTTCAAAGTGCAGCAGGAATTCCTGGCCTCGGCCGCCCATGAGCTGCAAACGCCCCTGACCCTGATTCGCGGCCAGATTGAGCTACAACCGGAAATCAAAGACAAGGAACTGCTGTTTTTTGAAATCGATCTGATGGCAAGGCACGTACGGCAACTTTTGCATCTGGCGGAAGTGAGCGAGTCGCAGAATTATCATTTTGCCGGCGTGGACACGGTGGATGTCGCTCAGGATGTGGTGGAGTACCTGGCCCGCAAGGCCGATAAGAACCAGGTGAAACTGCAGGTGGACGCGCCGGACGCCCTGCCGTTGTTAACCGCTGACCGTAGCGCTTTGTTTATCCTGTTGAAAAATATCATTGAAAACGCCATCAACGTTACGCCGCCCTATGGCGCCGTCAGCGTTGCCATCAGCGACAGTTCAATTCAGGTACAAGACAGCGGACCGGGCATTAAGGCCGAATATCTGCCTTTCCTGTTCGATCGGTTTTGGCGGGCTCCCGACGCCGTCCATGAAGGAGCCGGGCTGGGCCTGTCTATTTGCAAGGAGATCGCGGTGGCCCATCGCTGGCGGCTGTCGGTGACGCCTTCCGCGCCGGGAACCCGGTTTATTGTCTGGTTTTAA
- a CDS encoding FMN-dependent NADH-azoreductase, translating to MSTLLYLECSPHAGHSLGARLARGVIDDITSRHPDVGVVTRSLVLDPLPPLSARYAQGITASSLRDDEAFTCSEHLIDELERSEGLLISTPMHNFAVPAALKLWLDYVLRKDRSFKTTPQGKVGTLRDRPTLVLVRSGGPCTGENARQPDFLTPYLHYARSALGIGNVNFVYLPGLSPSEEDLELTRCALAAVPLL from the coding sequence ATGAGCACGCTGCTTTATTTGGAATGCAGTCCCCACGCCGGTCATTCCCTCGGCGCACGGCTGGCCCGTGGCGTTATCGACGACATCACATCCCGCCATCCCGATGTCGGGGTGGTCACGCGTAGCCTTGTGCTTGACCCGCTCCCCCCGCTGTCGGCGCGGTATGCTCAAGGGATCACGGCCTCGTCGCTTCGCGATGATGAGGCATTTACCTGTTCAGAACATCTTATCGACGAACTGGAGCGGAGCGAAGGTTTGCTGATCAGTACGCCGATGCACAACTTTGCCGTACCCGCGGCGCTAAAGCTCTGGTTAGACTATGTGTTGCGCAAGGACCGCAGCTTCAAGACAACGCCGCAGGGCAAGGTGGGGACGCTCAGAGACCGCCCCACCCTGGTACTGGTCCGATCCGGAGGCCCGTGCACCGGCGAAAACGCCAGACAACCCGATTTTTTGACGCCATATCTGCATTACGCGCGGTCGGCCCTGGGCATTGGTAACGTTAATTTTGTTTATTTGCCCGGCCTGAGCCCTTCGGAGGAAGATCTGGAACTCACCCGCTGCGCGCTGGCTGCCGTACCTCTGCTTTAA
- a CDS encoding GNAT family N-acetyltransferase — translation MTPIRISHIDSEQDCLACFDVMRELRPHLAGAQAFAEQVGRQAGQGYRLLAAWQDEQITALAGYRLQENLLYGRFLYVDDLVATARVRSQGQGRDLMAALRREAMRRECAYLVLDTGLANALAQRFYFRRGLLSKGLHFTLSLQGDKS, via the coding sequence ATGACCCCCATCAGGATAAGCCATATCGACAGCGAGCAGGATTGCCTTGCCTGCTTTGACGTTATGCGGGAACTCAGGCCGCATCTTGCCGGCGCACAGGCATTCGCCGAGCAGGTAGGGCGGCAGGCCGGCCAAGGCTATCGGCTGCTGGCGGCGTGGCAAGACGAACAAATCACTGCCTTGGCGGGCTACCGCCTGCAGGAAAACCTGCTGTACGGGCGCTTTCTTTACGTCGACGACCTGGTGGCAACCGCTCGTGTCCGCAGCCAAGGACAGGGCCGCGACCTGATGGCGGCGTTACGCCGGGAAGCGATGCGCCGGGAGTGCGCCTATCTGGTGCTGGATACCGGCCTGGCAAATGCTCTGGCGCAGCGCTTTTACTTCCGCCGGGGCCTGCTGTCCAAAGGACTGCATTTCACCCTGTCGCTACAGGGGGATAAATCATGA
- a CDS encoding YfaZ family outer membrane protein — translation MNKILAAGAVASLMFAAASASAASVTGEVGEHYTNLGFGFGTTTPGLALTGNWAHNDDNGDVAGLGLGYNIPFGPFMATAGGKGLYMGPKDGDEGYAVAVGGGLQLPVAGLFSLYGDYYYSPESLSSSIGNYTEAGAGVRLTAIPVVTVSVGYRYMAIDGKDGDRDNIVADGPYIGGAFNF, via the coding sequence ATGAACAAGATTCTTGCTGCTGGCGCTGTCGCCAGCCTGATGTTTGCCGCCGCATCAGCCAGTGCCGCCAGCGTCACCGGTGAAGTGGGTGAACATTATACTAACCTGGGTTTTGGTTTCGGTACCACCACGCCCGGCCTGGCATTAACCGGTAACTGGGCGCACAACGACGACAACGGCGATGTGGCCGGTTTAGGCCTGGGGTACAATATTCCTTTCGGCCCGTTTATGGCCACCGCCGGCGGCAAAGGCCTGTATATGGGGCCGAAAGACGGCGATGAAGGGTACGCCGTCGCGGTGGGCGGCGGGCTGCAGCTGCCGGTGGCCGGCCTGTTCAGTCTGTACGGCGATTATTATTATTCCCCAGAGTCGCTTTCCAGCAGTATCGGCAATTACACCGAAGCCGGCGCCGGGGTGCGTTTGACGGCGATTCCGGTGGTGACGGTCAGCGTCGGCTATCGTTATATGGCGATAGACGGTAAAGACGGCGACCGCGACAACATTGTGGCCGACGGCCCTTATATCGGCGGAGCGTTCAACTTCTGA
- a CDS encoding DinI-like family protein, whose translation MRVELIYDKRNVSGLPNAGALIEAELAKRVHRVFPAAEVKVKAMQANGINTDANKQEKAVLNRLVEEMFENADEWMIVE comes from the coding sequence ATGCGGGTAGAATTGATTTATGACAAGCGCAACGTCAGCGGTTTACCAAACGCCGGCGCGTTAATCGAGGCGGAGCTGGCGAAACGCGTCCATCGCGTTTTCCCTGCCGCCGAAGTAAAGGTAAAAGCCATGCAGGCCAACGGCATCAACACCGACGCCAATAAACAGGAAAAGGCGGTATTGAATCGCCTGGTGGAAGAGATGTTCGAAAACGCCGATGAATGGATGATTGTGGAGTAA
- the hcr gene encoding NADH oxidoreductase has protein sequence MFAPHALCTHAMQVHHIEQETPDVWTLSLISHDVYAYQPGQFALVSINNSETLRAYTLSSTPGQSRFVTLTVRRLENGSGSGWLTQRVKTGDNLWLSDAQGDFTCARQEDERYLFLAAGCGVTPIMSMCRWLAANRPRADVQVIYSVRSPREVIFAKTWPTLQPRLKLTLFAEQQALPPVLAGRLTREHLAALVPDIAIRRVMACGPAPYMDQVEKDAMALGATAFMQERFHAPAVTGTRQLKITLARLQREFSAPVGVTLLAALEANKIPVNAACRAGVCGCCKTRILTGRYTTTSTMTLSPAEIAEGYVLACSCRLESDVALA, from the coding sequence ATGTTTGCACCTCACGCGTTATGCACGCACGCCATGCAGGTCCATCACATAGAGCAGGAGACCCCCGATGTCTGGACTCTATCCCTGATCAGCCACGATGTTTATGCTTACCAACCGGGGCAGTTCGCCCTGGTCAGCATCAACAACAGCGAGACCCTGCGGGCTTATACCCTTTCTTCAACGCCGGGGCAAAGCCGTTTTGTCACATTGACGGTGCGCCGTCTGGAAAACGGCAGCGGATCGGGCTGGCTGACACAGCGGGTAAAAACCGGCGACAACCTCTGGCTGTCGGATGCCCAAGGGGACTTCACCTGCGCCCGGCAAGAGGACGAACGGTATCTGTTTCTGGCCGCCGGCTGCGGCGTGACGCCAATCATGTCCATGTGCCGCTGGCTGGCGGCCAATCGTCCGCGGGCGGATGTTCAGGTTATTTACAGCGTGCGTTCACCCCGGGAGGTGATTTTCGCCAAAACCTGGCCAACGCTGCAGCCCCGGCTGAAATTGACGCTGTTTGCCGAACAGCAGGCCCTTCCCCCCGTGCTGGCCGGCCGTCTGACGCGGGAACACCTGGCGGCGCTGGTGCCGGATATCGCCATCCGCCGAGTCATGGCCTGCGGTCCGGCGCCTTATATGGATCAGGTGGAAAAGGACGCCATGGCGCTGGGGGCCACCGCTTTTATGCAGGAGCGATTCCATGCACCGGCGGTGACCGGCACGCGGCAGCTTAAGATCACCCTGGCGCGGCTGCAGCGGGAATTCAGCGCGCCGGTGGGTGTTACCCTGCTGGCGGCGCTGGAGGCCAATAAAATCCCGGTTAACGCCGCCTGCCGCGCCGGCGTTTGCGGCTGCTGTAAAACCCGGATCCTCACCGGCCGCTATACCACCACCAGTACCATGACCCTGAGCCCGGCGGAGATCGCCGAAGGCTACGTGCTGGCCTGCAGCTGCCGGTTAGAAAGCGATGTCGCCCTGGCCTGA